The following proteins come from a genomic window of Vanessa tameamea isolate UH-Manoa-2023 chromosome 6, ilVanTame1 primary haplotype, whole genome shotgun sequence:
- the LOC113396402 gene encoding ATP-binding cassette sub-family D member 3: MAPNLSKFTSRTDVKIGIAASAALSAWLLRNFLKPSASKNLKPGLSPEERVQYMIKDKDKKEPKAQVDARFFAELKVLWGIMVPGLWTKESGFMVLIALSLISRTLCDLWLIQHTTLVEGSIITMNHKEFRRLLLMFFTAMPLISLVNNVLKWSIGEVKLRLRTNLSLHLYQQYLKGFTYYQVTNLDNRISNADQLLTTDIDKFCDTVIDLYSNISKPLLDISIYLYRLTVNLGPSTPGIMMIYLFFSGIFLTYLRKPTARMTVQEQKLEGEFRYVNSRLITNSEEIAFYQGNHREQLTILASFYKLTRHLRNFLNFRVGMGFVDNIIAKYIAITVGFYAVSRPFFVEDHNLLTAGTEQDRFRHYYTYGRMLVKMAEGIGRLVLSGRELSKLAGLTARVTQLRRVLADINRGNYTRTMLERPPGHDGGPPALAPGAGRIVYQDKIIRFDRVPLVTPNGDVLIKELSFEVKSGINVLVCGPNGCGKSSMFRMLGELWPIFGGTLTKPPKGKLFYVPQRPYMTLGTFRDQVTYPQTREEMSRRGRTDAELLRFLDIVQLSYLVQREGGWDAVEDWMDVLSGGEKQRIAMARLFYHAPQFAILDECTSAVSVDVEGQMYQYCREMGISLFTVSHRKSLWKHHDHYLQMDGRGGYVFEEIDNETTEFGS; this comes from the exons TCCAGAACTGATGTAAAAATTGGTATAGCCGCTTCTGCGGCATTAAGTGCATGGTTATTGAGAAATTTCTTAAAACCAAG tgcttCCAAAAATCTCAAACCTGGGCTCTCACCTGAAGAAAGAGTGCAATATATGATTAAAGATAAAGACAAAAAGGAGCCAAAAGCACAAGTAGATGCCAGATTTTTTGCTGAACTCAAAGTACTATGGGGTATAATGGTGCCAGGACTATGGACCAAGGAAAGTGGCTTCATGGTGTTAATAGCTCTTTCATTAATATCTAGAACACTCTGTGACCTGTGGCTTATTCAGCATACAACACTTGTAGAAgg GTCAATCATTACAATGAATCACAAGGAGTTCAGGCGATTGTTATTGATGTTCTTCACGGCGATGCCTTTG atatctTTAGTAAACAATGTCTTAAAGTGGAGCATAGGAGaagttaaattaagattaagaACTAATCTTTCCTTACATTTatatcaacaatatttaaa aggtttcacATATTACCAAGTGACGAATCTAGACAACAGAATATCGAACGCAGACCAGTTGCTGACCACAGATATAGACAAATTCTGCGATACCGTTATAGATTTATATAGCAATATCAGCAAACCTCTACTAGACATCTCTATATATTTGTACAGATTGACTGTTAATTTGGGACCCTCG ACACCAGGCATTATGATGATTTACCTGTTCTTCTCtggtatatttttaacgtaCCTCCGAAAACCCACag CTCGAATGACAGTTCAAGAACAAAAATTAGAAGGTGAATTCAGATATGTTAATTCAAGACTTATTACAAACTCTGAAGAAATTGCATTCTATCAA GGTAATCATCGCGAACAGCTAACGATACTCGCCAGCTTCTACAAGCTGACGAGGCATCTTCGCAACTTCCTTAACTTCAGAGTCGGAATGGGATTCGTTGACAATATTATTGCGAAGT ATATCGCCATCACAGTCGGTTTCTACGCAGTATCACGCCCGTTCTTCGTAGAAGACCACAATCTGTTAACGGCTGGCACTGAACAGGACCGATTCAGG CACTACTACACATACGGGCGTATGCTGGTGAAGATGGCGGAGGGCATCGGGCGGCTGGTGCTGTCGGGCCGCGAGCTCAGCAAGCTGGCGGGGCTGACGGCGCGCGTGACGCAGCTGCGCCGCGTGCTGGCCGACATCAACCGCGGGAACTACACGCGCACCATGCTCGAGCGGCCGCCCGGGCACGACG GCGGCCCGCCGGCGCTGGCCCCCGGCGCCGGCCGCATCGTGTACCAGGACAAGATCATCCGCTTCGACCGAGTGCCGCTCGTGACGCCAAACGGGGACGTGCTCATCAAGGAGCTTAGCTTCGAAGTCAA ATCTGGTATCAACGTGCTCGTATGTGGTCCGAACGGTTGTGGAAAATCTTCAATGTTCCGTATGTTAGGCGAGCTGTGGCCAATATTCGGAGGAACACTCACAAAGCCCCCGAAAGGGAAGCTGTTTTATGTCCCACAACGACCTTATATGACCCTCGGCACTTTTAGGGATCAA GTGACCTACCCGCAGACGCGCGAGGAGATGTCGCGGCGCGGCCGCACGGACGCCGAGCTGCTGCGGTTCCTGGACATCGTGCAGCTCTCCTACCTCGTGCAGCGCGAAGGCGGCTGGGACGCCGTCGAGGACTGGATGGACGTGCTGTCGGGCGGGGAGAAGCAGCGGATAGCC ATGGCGCGGCTGTTCTACCACGCGCCGCAGTTCGCGATCCTGGACGAGTGCACGAGCGCCGTGTCCGTCGACGTCGAGGGACAGATGTACCAGTACTGCAGAGAG atGGGTATATCACTCTTTACCGTTTCACATCGGAAATCTTTATGGAAACATCATGACCACTACTTACAAATGGACGGACGTGGAGGTTACGTCTTCGAAGAGATCGACAATGAAACGACGGAATTCGGCTCTTGA
- the LOC113396401 gene encoding midnolin homolog, which translates to MERATGTEVYGCGSPHSTDITLNIQTTTGGSFSISLNGKNTVEHLKKVVSKKLKVSKDRICLLHRERQLRDGTLQENGVLDGSRIILLPSVETGLLSQRPENSVMQALESLNDAQVNDFLSGKSPLNLTMRLGDHMMLIQLQLSTLNSSSSSGSRTLRTSTPTKSSTIRTKCDSRDTPSSHITHHKSSHCEETVLHSDKTKQENQMTILQKQDLDMLQNAFDLYRTMAEEKYAEKSTLSKDKDDQMDTSNCTLSDLSDTSLENEQSPIKSLSNLVSSPIDATTSENKDMTVVNAVKSSLIDLLSSNKLPTDSVPSTSAMSDKVCPTASHTSDSSISDDSDNFTDQSSFLAESTIDEYPMENLFNSAVDKGLFDEQDESMMDREISNLATTSHGSQETSGTLPSFQSLNEPLKNKRFQYLLHKTSKFKHPIGHNKQKAFMQSVVNKHKKKITPMSSQSDTSFPQPSTSRNESYVTNTKKPLQSGGQIDEVTPSTSKQISFRAPDAPRKPQRASPTPPVDTKALIEASKNLTQKLKKLSKEVLTNKVDLRTAEESVRSKIGPGAVIESMKHHGKGIYSGTFSGTLNPALQDRYGRPKRDISTIIHILNDLLCAAPPIALSQKESKHSCSTINLDEARKCLGCSQPSCSYGQCDGHLPSTSSKGCICDHKTCQCNRLDPNVCISCEGKSIPGETCKKCDMAKTLAMENSKTKCKLEQLRLVMQQKKQRREARKLKTLPYTTPSKAIAAAEKQAVMQEEIETVA; encoded by the exons atgGAACGTGCAACAGGAACAGAAGTTTACGGGTGTGGCTCGCCCCATTCTACGGACATAACGCTAAATATACAAACGACAACGGGTGGTAGTTTCTCTATCAGTCTGAACGGTAAAAACACAGTGGAGCATCTGAAAAAGGTCGTTTCAAAGAAACTTAAAGTGTCAAAGGATAGAATATGTCTTCTGCATCGCGAAAG ACAACTGAGAGATGGTACTCTACAAGAAAATGGTGTGCTTGATGGATCGCGAATAATTTTACTACCGAGTGTCGAGACGGGCCTTCTG AGTCAAAGACCTGAAAACTCGGTGATGCAAGCTTTGGAGTCCCTAAATGACGCACAAGTCAATGATTTTTTGAGTGGTAAATCTCCTCTTAATTTGACAATGAGATTGGGTGATCATATGATGTTAATCCAGTTACAGTTATCAACTTTAAACTCAAGTTCATCAAGTGGCTCTCGGACTTTAAGGACATCCACTCCAACAAAAAGTTCAACTATACGAACAAAGTGTGACTCTAGGGATACACCAAGCTCACATATTACACATCATAAATCCTCACATTGTGAAGAAACGGTACTTCACAGTGATAAGACTAAACAAGAAAATCAAATGACTATTTTACAAAAGCAAGATCTAGATATGTTACAAAATGCTTTTGACTTATACCGCACAATGGCTGAAGAAAAATATGCAGAGAAATCTACATTAAGTAAAGATAAAGACGATCAGATGGATACTTCAAATTGTACACTTTCAGATTTATCAGACACATCATTAGAAAATGAACAGTCTCCCATAAAATCTCTATCTAATTTGGTGTCTAGTCCAATTGATGCAACTACCTCTGAAAACAAAGATATGACTGTAGTAAATGCTGTAAAGAGTAGTTTAATAGACTTGTTATCAAGTAATAAACTACCTACAGATTCTGTTCCTTCTACGAGTGCCATGAGTGATAAAGTCTGTCCCACAGCTTCTCATACTTCAGATAGTTCCATCAGTGATGACAGCGACAACTTCACTGACCAAAGCTCATTCCTTGCTGAGAGCACAATCGATGAGTACCCAATGGAAAATTTGTTTAACAGTGCTGTAGACAAAGGATTGTTTGATGAACAGGATGAATCTATGATGGATAGAGAGATCTCTAATTTGGCAACCACAAGTCATGGATCACAGGAAACTTCAGGAACTTTGCCTTCATTTCAGAGTTTGAATGAaccattaaaaaacaaacgctTCCAATATTTACTTCATAAAACCTCAAAATTCAAACATCCCATCGGTCATAATAAACAGAAAGCTTTTATGCAGTCTGTTGTTAATAAACACAAGAAGAAGATTACACCAATGAGTAGTCAGTCTGATACAAGTTTTCCTCAGCCGTCAACTTCTAGAAATGAATCATATgtgacaaatacaaaaaaaccaCTTCAATCTGGTGGTCAGATTGATGAGGTAACACCATCAACTTCTAAGCAAATATCCTTTAGGGCTCCAGATGCACCTAGAAAACCTCAGAGGGCATCTCCTACCCCACCTGTAGATACAAAAGCTCTTATAGAAGCATCAAAAAATTTGACTCAGAAATTGAAGAAGTTATCAAAGGAGGTATTGACCAATAAGGTTGATCTCAGAACAGCAGAAGAGTCAGTGCGCTCAAAGATAGGCCCTGGGGCTGTAATAGAATCCATGAAGCACCATGGGAAAGGAATATATTCAGGAACATTTTCGGGCACGCTGAATCCAGCTCTTCAAgatag ATATGGACGACCGAAGAGGGACATCTCGACGATTATTCACATATTAAATGACTTATTATGTGCTGCACCACCCATTGCTTTATCACAG AAAGAATCTAAACACTCCTGCTCGACTATAAATCTTGACGAAGCTAGAAAATGTCTTGGTTGCAGTCAACCTTCATGTTCTTACGGTCAGTGTGACGGCCACCTCCCTTCTACTTCAAGCAAAGGCTGTATATGTGACCACAAAACCTGTCAGTGCAATCGATTGGATCCCAATGTATGTATCTCTTGTGAAGGAAAATCGATACCAGGGGAAACATGCAAGAAATGCGACATGGCGAAAACATTAGCAATGGAAAATTCAAAAACTAAATGTAAGCTTGAACAACTTAGGCTGGTCATGCAACAAAAGAAGCAAAGACGCGAAGCGCGCAAGTTAAAAACCCTCCCTTACACCACTCCGTCTAAAGCTATAGCAGCAGCCGAAAAACAGGCTGTAATGCAGGAAGAAATAGAGACTGTTGCTTAA
- the Sec61alpha gene encoding protein transport protein Sec61 subunit alpha, whose product MAIKFLEVIKPFCSILPEIAKPERKIQFREKVLWTAITLFIFLVCCQIPLFGIMSSDSADPFYWIRVILASNRGTLMELGISPIVTSGLIMQLLAGAKIIEVGDTPKDRALFNGAQKLFGMVITVGQAIVYVMTGMYGEPSEIGAGVCLLIIIQLFVAGLIVLLLDELLQKGYGLGSGISLFIATNICETIVWKAFSPATVNTGRGTEFEGAVIALFHLLATRPDKVRALREAFYRQNLPNLMNLLATVLVFAIVIYFQGFRVDLPIKSARYRGQYSSYPIKLFYTSNIPIILQSALVSNLYVISQMLAVKFSGNFLVNLLGVWADVSGGGPARAYPVGGLCYYFSPPESLAHIAHDPLHAVLYIIFMLGSCAFFSKTWIDVSGSSAKDVAKQLKEQQMVMRGHRDNSMIHELNRYIPTAAAFGGLCIGALSVLADFLGAIGSGTGILLAVTIIYQYFEIFVKEQAEMGGMSTLLF is encoded by the exons ATGGCGA TAAAATTCCTCGAAGTAATTAAACCGTTTTGCAGTATATTACCTGAAATAGCAAAACCGGAGAGAAAG attCAATTCAGGGAAAAAGTATTATGGACAGCTATTACgctatttattttcttagtatGCTGCCAG ATCCCATTATTTGGTATAATGTCATCGGACAGTGCAGACCCGTTCTACTGGATCCGTGTGATCCTTGCTTCTAACAGAGGAACACTTATGGAACTTGGTATCTCTCCTATTGTCACATCAGGTCTTATCATGCAACTTCTAGCGGGAGCAAAAATCATTGAAGTTGGTGATACTCCAAAAGACAGAGCATTGTTCAATGGAGCTCAAAAAT TGTTTGGAATGGTGATAACAGTTGGTCAAGCCATTGTATATGTAATGACTGGCATGTATGGAGAGCCCAGTGAAATTGGGGCTGGAGTGTGTCTCCTTATCATCATACAGCTGTTTGTTGCTGGATTGATTGTTTTACTGCTTGATGAACTGTTGCAAAAAG GATATGGCTTAGGTTCTGGTATCTCTCTATTTATTGCCACAAATATTTGTGAAACAATAGTATGGAAAGCCTTCTCTCCTGCTACCGTCAATACTG GTCGCGGCACAGAATTTGAAGGTGCAGTGATAGCGCTTTTCCATCTTCTCGCCACAAGACCAGACAAAGTGCGCGCTCTTCGCGAGGCCTTCTACCGCCAAAATCTGCCCAACCTCATGAACTTGCTTGCTACTGTACTGGTCTTTGCTATAGTTATATACTTCCAG GGCTTCAGAGTGGATCTACCTATCAAGTCGGCGCGCTACCGCGGACAGTACTCGTCTTACCCAATCAAACTGTTCTATACCTCCAACATTCCCATCATTCTGCAATCCGCATTGGTCTCCAATCTTTATGTTATATCTCAG ATGTTGGCTGTCAAATTTAGTGGTAACTTCCTTGTCAATCTCCTGGGTGTGTGGGCTGATGTCAGTGGCGGCGGCCCTGCCCGGGCCTATCCTGTCGGCGGTCTTTGCTATTACTTTAGTCCGCCGGAGTCTCTCGCACACATCGCCCACGATCCCTTACATGCCGTCCTCTACATTATCTTCATGTTGGGCTCGTGTGCCTTCTTCTCCAAGACGTGGATTGATGTGTCTGGATCTTCGGCTAAGGAC GTGGCAAAACAactgaaagagcaacagatggTGATGCGCGGCCATCGTGACAACTCGATGATCCACGAACTGAACAGATACATCCCCACCGCGGCCGCCTTCGGAGGTCTCTGCATCGGCGCTCTCTCAGTCCTCGCAGACTTCCTCGGAGCCATCGGCTCGGGCACGGGTATCTTACTCGCCGTCACCATCATCTACCAGTACTTCGAAATATTCGTTAAAGAACAAGCCGAAATGGGCGGCATGAGCACACTTCTATTCTAA
- the LOC113396400 gene encoding pre-rRNA-processing protein TSR1 homolog, which yields MQQAHRSGNLKQSNKVHKSRHRSKRGISAAVKGKVNVKEIVRRNRHILKKDERRHQALQIRKNKREEVLSKKRALGGNRNPPFLVCVVPLNAQLDVQSALVILKTCSEGAVVSQSSNGILHIGLPNFKQRFSFLCPEIDNEFSLLDALKIADTVLFVSSALDEPVDDWGEKALALAMAQGMPTPIVVAMDIEGVHPKKRTSEKQNVQKLVSKWLPEEKIMQLDKNSDGLNVLRRIGNQKRNIIHHREKRPYMLAEEVEYAPDAEGDSGTLKISGYLRGMPLNVNSLIHVTGLGDFQMSQIDGLEDPHPLNLNKENTKSDTMDAEVTKVSVLQVADPNKQESLVSENIPNLMEAEQTWPTDEEIKQANIDTKKKVKKVPKGWSDYQAAWIVESDVEGDGSEGDSENEDDDDEFMSCEEDNSDQEANEADNDFESVTESEVGLTDEKYDATIDSFEEHEMLKKLAAAREDQQFPDEVDTPQDVPARERFMRYRGLESFRTSAWDPKENLPEDYAKIFQFENYDRTRRRVFKELEESLVNMYGFYITIHVKGVRQDLWKAFTAANPNAPISVFGLLPHEHKMSLMNVVLKRTGVSDEPIKSKERLIFQVGYRRFIVNPIFSQHTNGSKHKYERFFQPGSTCVATFYAPIQFSPSTVLCFKEKKNTKLQLVASGVLLSCNPDRLVIKRIVLSGHPYKVHKKSAVIRFMFFNRDDVVYFKPCKLRTKYGRTGHIKEPLGTHGHMKCVFDGQLKSQDTVLLNMYKRMFPKWNYEDCIVTDRDWKGSDVLME from the exons ATGCAACAAGCTCATCGTTCTGGAAACTTGAAACAGAGCAATAAAGTTCATAAATCTCGTCATAGATCAAAGCGGGGTATTTCAGCAGCAGTAAAAG GTAAAGTGAATGTTAAAGAAATTGTCCGTCGAAATCGTCATATACTAAAAAAAGATGAAAGACGTCATCAAGCATTACAAATTCGTAAAAATAAACGCGAAGAAGTACTGTCAAAAAAACGTGCGCTTGGTGGAAATAGGAACCCTCCGTTCCTTGTGTGTGTCGTGCCGCTTAATGCGCAACTGGATGTGCAATCAGCATTAGTTATATTAAAGACATGTTCTGAAGGAGCTGTTGTTAGCCAGTCCTCAAATGGTATATTGCACATTGG TTTACCTAATTTCAAGCAACGCTTTTCATTTCTTTGTCCTGAGATAGATAATGAATTCAGTCTTCTTGATGCTTTAAAAATTGCCGACACAGTCTTGTTTGTTAGCTCTGCTCTCGATGAACCAGTTGATGACTGGGGAGAAAAAGCTTTAGCATTAGCTATGGCTCAAGGCATGCCCACTCCCATAGTAGTGGCTATGGATATTGAAGGAGTTCATCCTAAGAAAAGAACAAGTGAAAAGCAAAATGTACAGAAACTTGTATCAAAATGGTTACCAGAAGAAAAAATTATGCAGTTAGATAAGAATTCTGATGGTTTGAATGTACTACGTAGAATTGGTAaccaaaaaagaaatattatacatcataGAGAAAAGAGACCTTACATGTTGGCTGAGGAAGTTGAGTATGCACCAGATGCAGAAGGTGATAGTggaacattaaaaataagtgGCTACTTACGTGGCATGCctttaaatgtaaatagtttGATTCATGTAACTGGTTTGGGGGATTTCCAAATGTCTCAAATTGATGGACTTGAGGACCCACATCCTTTAAATCTGAACAAGGAGAATACTAAATCAGATACAATGGATGCTGAAGTTACTAAGGTATCTGTATTACAAGTAGCCGATCCAAATAAGCAAGAGTCTTTAGTGTCAGAAAATATTCCAAATCTAATGGAAGCAGAGCAAACATGGCCAACTGATGAAGAAATCAAACAAGCTAATATTGATACtaagaaaaaagtaaagaaaGTGCCGAAGGGTTGGTCAGACTATCAGGCAGCTTGGATTGTTGAGTCTGATGTCGAAGGTGATGGTTCTGAAGGAGACAGTGAAAACGAAGATGACGATGATGAGTTTATGTCATGTGAAGAAGATAATTCCGACCAAGAGGCAAATGAAGCTGATAATGATTTTGAATCTGTTACTGAATCTGAGGTTGGTCTGACTGATGAAAAATATGATGCTACAATCGACAGTTTTGAAGAACATGAAATGCTAAAAAAATTAGCTGCTGCTAGAGAAGACCAACAGTTTCCAGATGAAGTTGATACACCACAAGATGTACCAGCAAGAGAGAGATTTATGAGATACAGAGGTTTAGAATCATTTAGAACCTCAGCCTGGGATCCTAAAGAAAATCTTCCAGAGGATTatgctaaaatatttcaatttgaaaattatgatAGAACAAGGAGACGAGTTTTCAAAGAGCTTGAAGAAAGTCTTGTTAacatg TATGGTTTCTACATAACAATTCATGTAAAAGGTGTGCGACAAGATTTGTGGAAAGCATTTACTGCTGCCAATCCTAATGCACCAATATCAGTGTTTGGTCTTCTGCCTCATGaacataaaatgtcattaaTGAATGTAGTTTTAAAACGCACTGGAGTTAGTGATGAGCCAATAAAAAGTAAAGAGAGACTTATATTTCAAGTGGGATATAGAAGATTTATTGTCAATCCAATCTTCAGTCAACACACAAATGGAAGTAAACATAAG TATGAGCGATTCTTCCAGCCCGGATCTACGTGTGTGGCAACATTTTATGCACCTATTCAATTTAGTCCATCAACAGTTTTATGTTTCAAA gaaaagaaaaatacaaaactacAACTAGTTGCATCAGGTGTTCTATTATCATGTAATCCTGATAGACTTGTAATAAAGAGGATTGTTCTGTCTGGTCATCCATATAAG gTTCACAAGAAATCAGCAGTTATAAGATTTATGTTCTTTAATAGAGATGATGTGGTTTACTTCAAACCTTGCAAGTTAAGAACTAAATATGGACGCACTGGTCACATTAAGGAACCTCTAG GAACACATGGTCACATGAAATGTGTATTTGATGGTCAGCTGAAATCTCAAGATACAGTACTTCTAAACATGTACAAGCGCATGTTCCCTAAATGGAATTATGAAGACTGTATTGTCACTGACAGGGATTGGAAAGGAAGTGATGTTCTAATGGAATAA